The following coding sequences are from one Shewanella putrefaciens window:
- the mltF gene encoding membrane-bound lytic murein transglycosylase MltF — MTRFLLIIILGFLLTACQQVTVDEPEFVPHQLTELRVGTLYGPQIYMTSGQGNSGFDYDMALRFAEYLNVPLKMVPYTNRSELYDALKKNDIDIIAAGMTETPARREQFRLGPPLYRVNQVLVYREGVAAPKDISKLKGRITIIADSAFVETLTQLQKHHPSLVWDQVTDKDSEELLAMIANKEIDYTIADSSSVQINRRYLPDLRSGPVLEEKLDVVWLLPPTHSDALMSQLLAFWHQEKLAGTLDHLNEKYFGHVKRFDYIDTRAFLRAIETVLPRYRQLFETHAGDLDWRKLAATSYQESHWNPHARSPTGVRGMMMLTEPTAKEIGITNRLDAEESIRGGAAYLRDMINRLPESIPESQRMWFALASYNIGYAHVEDARKLAESMELNPNAWRDLKKVLPLLQKRKYYQKTRYGYARGSEAVHYVDSIRRYYDTLVWVDNQSKQPMPEDEQNDLIAEELPSMPAGSLSPDQPK; from the coding sequence ATGACTCGATTTCTGCTTATTATCATCTTAGGTTTCTTACTGACTGCCTGTCAGCAGGTGACCGTGGACGAACCAGAATTCGTTCCTCATCAGCTCACTGAACTGCGGGTGGGAACCCTTTATGGCCCTCAGATCTATATGACATCCGGCCAAGGAAATAGTGGATTTGACTACGATATGGCGCTGCGATTTGCCGAATATCTCAACGTCCCCTTAAAAATGGTGCCTTATACTAACCGCTCAGAGCTCTATGACGCCCTAAAAAAGAATGATATTGATATTATTGCCGCAGGTATGACAGAAACGCCTGCGCGAAGAGAACAATTCCGTCTAGGCCCACCTTTATATCGCGTTAATCAAGTGCTCGTTTATCGAGAAGGCGTGGCAGCTCCCAAAGATATCAGCAAGTTAAAAGGAAGAATCACTATCATTGCTGACTCAGCGTTTGTAGAGACATTGACTCAACTGCAAAAACATCATCCGAGTTTAGTCTGGGATCAAGTAACAGATAAAGATAGTGAAGAGTTGCTGGCGATGATCGCGAATAAAGAAATTGATTACACCATCGCCGACTCCAGCAGTGTGCAAATTAACCGTCGTTATCTACCCGATTTACGTTCTGGCCCTGTGCTTGAAGAAAAACTCGATGTGGTCTGGTTATTACCACCGACTCACAGCGATGCACTTATGAGCCAATTATTGGCTTTCTGGCATCAAGAAAAGCTCGCAGGGACGCTCGATCATCTCAATGAAAAGTATTTTGGCCACGTTAAACGTTTCGATTATATCGATACTCGTGCTTTCCTGCGTGCTATCGAAACAGTCCTTCCTCGTTATCGTCAACTGTTTGAGACCCATGCAGGTGATTTAGATTGGCGTAAACTTGCAGCAACAAGTTACCAAGAATCCCACTGGAATCCGCATGCCCGCTCCCCCACGGGAGTCCGTGGCATGATGATGCTCACAGAACCCACAGCCAAAGAAATTGGCATCACTAACCGCCTCGATGCAGAAGAAAGTATCCGCGGCGGCGCCGCATATCTAAGGGATATGATTAACCGTTTGCCCGAATCCATCCCTGAAAGTCAACGTATGTGGTTTGCACTAGCCTCTTACAATATAGGGTATGCCCATGTGGAAGATGCGCGAAAACTCGCAGAATCAATGGAATTAAATCCCAATGCTTGGCGAGATCTAAAGAAAGTTTTACCTCTACTACAAAAACGGAAATATTACCAAAAAACCCGTTATGGTTATGCTCGTGGCAGTGAAGCTGTACATTACGTGGATAGTATTCGCCGCTACTACGATACATTGGTGTGGGTGGATAATCAGTCAAAACAGCCTATGCCAGAGGACGAGCAAAACGATCTTATTGCTGAAGAACTCCCCAGTATGCCTGCAGGCTCCCTTAGCCCAGATCAACCTAAATAA
- the tadA gene encoding tRNA adenosine(34) deaminase TadA, which translates to MSDSLVDQMKLDEYWMQVAMQMAEKAEAAGEVPVGAVLVKDGQQIATGYNLSISQHDPTAHAEILCLRSAGKKLENYRLLDATLYITLEPCAMCAGAMVHSRIARVVYGARDEKTGAAGTVVNLLQHPAFNHQVEVTSGVLAEACSAQLSRFFKRRRDEKKALKLAQRAQQGIE; encoded by the coding sequence ATGAGTGACAGTCTAGTGGACCAAATGAAGTTGGACGAATATTGGATGCAAGTCGCGATGCAGATGGCAGAGAAGGCTGAAGCTGCGGGCGAGGTGCCTGTGGGTGCGGTTCTGGTCAAAGACGGTCAGCAGATTGCGACGGGTTACAATTTATCCATTAGCCAACACGATCCTACCGCCCATGCAGAGATCCTCTGTTTACGTAGCGCAGGTAAAAAGCTCGAAAACTATCGTCTTTTGGATGCCACCCTTTATATAACCCTTGAACCTTGCGCTATGTGTGCAGGTGCCATGGTGCACAGCCGGATCGCGCGGGTGGTTTATGGGGCTCGGGATGAAAAAACGGGTGCTGCGGGGACTGTGGTGAATTTACTGCAACATCCGGCGTTTAATCATCAAGTTGAAGTGACATCAGGTGTATTAGCTGAGGCTTGTAGCGCACAGTTGAGTCGTTTTTTTAAACGCCGTAGGGATGAAAAGAAGGCTTTAAAACTGGCTCAAAGGGCGCAGCAAGGGATAGAGTAA
- a CDS encoding IS4-like element ISSpu12 family transposase: MNFISNPAQWAQHLFQHASLGDARRVKRLIALSATLAAHMGKSVPQASQTTADIEAAYRFIRNEAISADAIAEAGFMATKQEALAFDTLLALEDTSSLNFSHKGVRDELGHITSHLSSRGFQAHSVLLYAPSHNQLIGLIEQHLRTRDIATMGKHKNATKRPYWEKESFKWQQASQNVANRLGQHMAHAVSVCDREADLIEYLQYKLEHQQRFVVRSMISRHIEEAEGKLHLYGHSLQSAGERMVEVVQKGGRKARVATCEVRFAPVTLKMPSNKVGESTPLFYVSCIEKGNDDGLCWHLLTSEPVTTTEQALTILCWYEKRWLIEDFHKSWKSGGTQVEDLRLQSKGNLERMITILAFIAVRVQQLRHLGLQEEQAKQQSCETLLGCKAWKLLWLKVEQCKPPKQAPSVHWAYLSLGKLAGWHDSKGTGVVGWERLWEGWFKLQTILEGYELALSLEHEM; the protein is encoded by the coding sequence ATGAATTTTATTTCCAACCCAGCACAATGGGCCCAACATCTCTTCCAACATGCCAGTTTAGGTGATGCTCGGCGCGTCAAACGCTTGATAGCATTATCGGCAACGCTGGCTGCTCATATGGGAAAATCTGTGCCGCAAGCCAGTCAAACTACCGCTGATATTGAAGCCGCTTACCGTTTTATCCGCAATGAGGCCATTTCGGCCGATGCCATCGCCGAAGCAGGCTTTATGGCAACGAAGCAAGAAGCCTTAGCATTTGACACCTTACTGGCACTGGAAGACACCAGCTCGCTAAATTTTTCTCACAAAGGGGTCCGTGATGAACTGGGACATATTACATCTCATCTATCGAGCCGCGGATTTCAAGCACATTCAGTATTGCTGTACGCACCATCACATAACCAACTGATTGGTTTAATTGAACAACATTTGCGGACCCGCGACATAGCTACGATGGGAAAGCACAAAAACGCAACCAAAAGACCTTACTGGGAAAAAGAGAGTTTTAAATGGCAGCAGGCCTCACAAAATGTCGCTAACCGTTTGGGTCAACACATGGCACATGCGGTCAGCGTCTGTGACCGCGAAGCGGATTTAATTGAGTACCTGCAATATAAACTCGAACATCAGCAACGGTTTGTGGTGCGTTCGATGATAAGTCGGCATATAGAAGAAGCCGAAGGTAAGTTACATCTGTACGGCCATTCGTTGCAAAGTGCTGGGGAGCGAATGGTAGAGGTGGTACAAAAAGGTGGCCGCAAAGCCAGAGTCGCGACCTGTGAAGTCCGTTTTGCACCGGTAACCCTGAAAATGCCCAGCAATAAAGTTGGCGAAAGTACGCCGTTGTTTTATGTCAGTTGTATTGAAAAAGGCAATGACGATGGATTGTGCTGGCACCTGCTGACGTCGGAGCCCGTCACCACGACGGAACAAGCACTGACGATCTTGTGCTGGTATGAAAAGCGCTGGCTGATAGAGGACTTTCATAAATCCTGGAAAAGCGGTGGGACTCAGGTTGAAGATTTGCGCTTACAAAGCAAAGGTAATTTGGAGCGTATGATTACGATCCTAGCGTTTATAGCGGTGCGAGTTCAGCAGTTGCGCCATCTTGGGTTACAAGAAGAACAGGCAAAGCAACAAAGTTGTGAGACATTGTTGGGTTGCAAAGCGTGGAAATTACTGTGGCTGAAAGTTGAACAATGCAAACCACCCAAGCAAGCACCCAGTGTGCATTGGGCTTACCTAAGTTTAGGAAAATTAGCGGGTTGGCACGATAGTAAAGGAACGGGTGTAGTAGGTTGGGAGCGGTTATGGGAAGGATGGTTCAAACTGCAAACCATCCTTGAAGGCTACGAATTGGCTCTATCTCTTGAACACGAGATGTGA
- the purL gene encoding phosphoribosylformylglycinamidine synthase: MEIIRGAPALSMFRVQKLMEACVNAALPVRQIYAEYVHLADLSELLDTNERQQLEKILTYGPAIEAHIPQGSLLFVTPRPGTISPWSSKATDIAHNCGLGKVKRLERGVAYYVESDALTAAQQQTLNALLHDRMVEIILDDFAKADVLFKRTEPAPFKSVNILGEGRRALEVANTELGLALAEDEIDYLVENFVRLGRNPNDIELMMFAQANSEHCRHKIFNADWTIDGEVQPKSLFKMIKNTFETTPDHVLSAYKDNAAVMEGSVAGRFFPDPDGVYNYHTEPMHILMKVETHNHPTAISPYPGAATGSGGEIRDEGATGRGSKPKAGLTGFSVSNLKIPGFVQPWEGNYGKPERIVSALDIMTEGPLGGAAFNNEFGRPALVGYFRTYEQEVSSHNGVEVRGYHKPIMLAGGLGNIREEHVQKGEITVGAKLIVLGGPAMNIGLGGGAASSMASGQSSEDLDFASVQRENPEMERRCQEVIDRCWQLGDKNPIQFIHDVGAGGLSNAFPELVNDGERGGLFNLRNVPSDEPGMSPLEIWCNESQERYVLSVAPENLALFTAICERERAPFAVVGEATAEKHLTLSDSHFDNNPIDLPLEVLLGKAPKMSRDVVSAKAVSPALAQDKIDVKEAVKRVLSLPTVADKTFLITIGDRTVTGLVNRDQMVGPWQVPVADCAVTAASFDTYAGEAMSLGERTPLALLDFGASARMAVAESIMNIAGADIGSFKRIKLSANWMSAAGHPGEDAGLYEAVKAVGEELCPELCLTIPVGKDSMSMKTAWQQDGADKTVTSPMSLVITAFGVVQDIRNTVTPELRTDKGETSLLLVDLGAGKNRLGGSCLAQVFGELGDIAPDLDDAALLRGFFETMQNLVAKKSVIAYHDRSDGGLFTTLVEMAFAGNTGLDIDVEDLQGTDLERLFNEELGAVLQVSRDNAAKIAAQFAIAGVPCHVIGTLADDQRITIKDGAREIFSDTRVALRTVWSETTYRMQALRDNPACALEEFKLKQDETDLGLTVNLSFDPSQDVAAPYILKGAAPKMAILREQGVNSHVEMAAAFDRAGFESRDVHMSDILSGRISLEDFQGLVACGGFSYGDVLGAGEGWAKSILFNERARDEFSRFFERDSSFALGVCNGCQMLSNLKEIIPGSEHWPRFVRNRSERFEARFSLVEVQQSPSLFFQGMAGSRMPIAVSHGEGLAEFASPEALAIAEASGTIALRFVNGKGDIATQYPQNPNGSPNGLTGICTTDGRVTLMMPHPERVFRTVANSWHPDTWGEDSPWMRMFRNARVTLG, encoded by the coding sequence ATGGAGATCATCCGCGGAGCCCCCGCACTCTCGATGTTTAGAGTGCAAAAGCTAATGGAGGCCTGCGTAAACGCGGCGCTTCCGGTACGCCAAATCTATGCTGAGTATGTGCATTTAGCGGATTTGAGCGAGTTGCTCGACACAAATGAACGCCAGCAACTTGAAAAAATTCTCACCTATGGACCTGCGATAGAAGCTCATATCCCCCAAGGTTCACTCCTGTTTGTTACTCCTCGCCCCGGCACAATTTCCCCATGGTCATCTAAAGCCACTGATATCGCCCACAATTGTGGTCTTGGTAAGGTGAAGCGTTTGGAGCGAGGCGTTGCGTATTATGTCGAGTCAGATGCACTGACAGCGGCTCAACAACAAACCTTAAATGCGTTGCTGCACGATCGTATGGTTGAAATTATCCTCGATGATTTTGCTAAAGCCGATGTGCTGTTCAAACGCACTGAGCCTGCGCCGTTTAAGAGTGTCAATATTCTTGGGGAAGGTCGCCGCGCACTTGAAGTGGCTAACACTGAATTGGGGCTTGCCTTAGCCGAAGATGAAATCGACTATTTAGTCGAGAACTTTGTCCGTTTAGGCCGTAATCCGAACGATATTGAATTGATGATGTTTGCTCAGGCAAACTCTGAGCATTGTCGTCATAAGATTTTTAACGCAGATTGGACCATTGACGGTGAAGTTCAGCCTAAGTCATTGTTCAAGATGATCAAGAATACTTTTGAAACCACGCCTGATCATGTGTTATCTGCCTACAAAGATAACGCTGCAGTGATGGAAGGTTCGGTTGCGGGTCGTTTCTTCCCCGATCCTGATGGGGTATACAACTACCACACTGAACCTATGCACATCCTGATGAAAGTGGAAACCCACAACCATCCAACCGCCATCAGCCCCTATCCTGGCGCTGCAACCGGTTCGGGTGGTGAGATCCGTGATGAGGGTGCTACGGGGCGTGGCTCTAAACCTAAAGCGGGTTTAACAGGTTTTAGCGTATCCAATTTAAAAATCCCAGGTTTTGTTCAGCCATGGGAAGGCAATTACGGTAAGCCTGAACGTATCGTGAGTGCACTGGATATTATGACCGAAGGCCCCTTAGGTGGTGCTGCATTTAATAACGAGTTTGGTCGTCCGGCACTGGTCGGTTATTTCCGTACCTATGAACAGGAAGTCAGCAGCCACAACGGTGTTGAAGTCCGTGGTTACCACAAGCCGATTATGTTAGCCGGTGGTTTAGGTAACATTCGTGAAGAACACGTGCAAAAGGGCGAAATTACCGTTGGCGCTAAGCTGATTGTGCTCGGTGGCCCTGCGATGAACATAGGTCTGGGCGGCGGCGCGGCTTCCTCTATGGCATCGGGGCAATCGAGCGAAGACTTGGATTTTGCTTCTGTGCAACGTGAAAACCCAGAGATGGAACGTCGTTGTCAGGAAGTGATTGACCGCTGTTGGCAGCTTGGCGATAAAAACCCTATCCAATTTATCCACGATGTGGGCGCGGGCGGTTTGTCGAACGCTTTCCCAGAACTCGTGAATGACGGCGAGCGCGGCGGTTTGTTTAATCTGCGTAATGTGCCTTCGGATGAGCCTGGCATGAGTCCGCTGGAAATCTGGTGTAACGAATCACAAGAACGTTATGTGCTGTCAGTTGCCCCCGAAAATCTGGCGCTATTTACTGCCATCTGTGAGCGTGAGCGCGCGCCTTTTGCTGTGGTGGGTGAAGCGACGGCGGAAAAACACCTGACGCTTAGCGACAGCCATTTCGACAATAATCCTATCGATTTACCACTCGAAGTCTTATTAGGCAAAGCGCCTAAGATGAGCCGTGATGTGGTATCGGCCAAAGCGGTATCGCCCGCGTTAGCGCAAGACAAGATTGATGTTAAAGAAGCGGTTAAACGCGTACTGAGCTTGCCGACTGTCGCAGATAAAACCTTCCTTATCACTATTGGCGATCGCACAGTTACAGGTTTAGTGAACCGTGACCAAATGGTGGGCCCATGGCAAGTGCCTGTGGCCGATTGCGCGGTGACTGCGGCAAGCTTTGATACCTACGCTGGTGAGGCTATGTCACTGGGTGAACGTACACCGCTGGCACTGCTTGATTTTGGTGCCTCTGCCCGTATGGCGGTGGCTGAATCCATCATGAATATCGCTGGTGCCGATATCGGTTCATTTAAGCGTATCAAGCTTTCTGCCAACTGGATGTCTGCCGCGGGTCACCCTGGTGAAGATGCGGGTCTTTATGAAGCGGTGAAAGCCGTAGGTGAAGAACTGTGTCCAGAGCTCTGCCTGACCATTCCGGTCGGTAAAGACTCTATGTCGATGAAGACCGCATGGCAGCAAGATGGCGCGGATAAAACCGTGACGTCGCCTATGTCATTGGTGATCACTGCTTTTGGCGTGGTGCAAGATATTCGCAATACAGTGACGCCAGAGCTACGCACAGATAAAGGCGAAACGTCTTTACTGTTAGTAGATTTAGGTGCGGGCAAAAATCGTTTAGGCGGTTCTTGTTTAGCCCAAGTGTTTGGTGAGCTGGGTGATATTGCGCCGGATCTTGACGATGCTGCACTGCTGCGTGGTTTCTTCGAAACCATGCAAAATCTAGTGGCTAAAAAGTCGGTTATCGCTTACCACGACCGTAGCGACGGTGGTTTATTCACTACCTTAGTGGAAATGGCTTTTGCTGGTAATACAGGTTTAGACATAGATGTAGAAGACTTGCAGGGCACGGATTTAGAACGACTCTTTAATGAAGAGCTCGGCGCTGTGCTGCAAGTGAGCCGTGACAACGCTGCGAAAATTGCCGCTCAGTTTGCAATCGCTGGCGTACCTTGCCATGTGATCGGAACCCTCGCCGACGATCAACGCATCACCATTAAAGATGGCGCGCGTGAAATCTTCAGTGATACCCGTGTTGCGCTGCGTACTGTGTGGTCAGAAACCACGTATCGTATGCAAGCTTTGCGTGATAACCCAGCCTGCGCGCTTGAAGAGTTCAAACTTAAGCAAGACGAAACCGATTTAGGCTTAACCGTTAACTTAAGTTTTGATCCAAGCCAAGATGTTGCCGCGCCTTATATTCTTAAGGGCGCTGCGCCTAAGATGGCGATTTTGCGTGAGCAGGGCGTTAACTCCCACGTAGAAATGGCAGCAGCCTTTGATCGCGCTGGCTTTGAAAGCCGCGACGTACACATGTCGGACATTTTATCTGGCCGTATTAGCCTAGAGGATTTCCAAGGCCTAGTGGCCTGTGGTGGCTTCTCCTACGGTGATGTATTAGGCGCAGGTGAGGGTTGGGCTAAGTCGATTCTGTTTAACGAGCGTGCGCGCGATGAGTTTTCACGTTTCTTTGAACGTGACTCAAGTTTCGCCCTTGGCGTGTGTAACGGTTGTCAAATGCTGTCGAACCTGAAAGAAATTATCCCAGGTAGCGAGCACTGGCCACGTTTTGTGCGTAACCGCTCAGAGCGTTTCGAAGCGCGTTTCAGTTTAGTTGAGGTGCAACAGAGCCCGTCGTTATTCTTCCAAGGTATGGCGGGTTCTCGTATGCCTATCGCCGTATCTCACGGTGAAGGTTTGGCTGAGTTTGCCAGCCCTGAAGCGCTGGCGATTGCCGAAGCGTCAGGAACGATTGCGCTGCGTTTTGTTAATGGTAAAGGTGATATCGCGACTCAGTATCCACAAAACCCGAACGGTTCGCCAAATGGCTTGACAGGGATTTGTACCACTGATGGCCGCGTAACCTTGATGATGCCGCACCCCGAACGTGTGTTCAGAACCGTAGCGAACTCTTGGCATCCGGATACTTGGGGTGAAGATAGCCCTTGGATGCGAATGTTCCGTAATGCGCGAGTGACCTTAGGTTAA
- the guaA gene encoding glutamine-hydrolyzing GMP synthase, translating to MSDIHEHKILILDFGSQYTQLIARRIREIGVYCELWAWDVTEAQIREFAPNGIILAGGPESVTAENSPRAPEYVFNAGIPVLGICYGMQTMSEQLGGKVIQGVGEGEFGYAQIEMLTKSALFKDIEDAVNSEGKPLLDVWMSHGDKVSAIPEGFVAVAKTDTCPFAAMANEEKRFYGVQFHPEVTHTRQGMRMLSHFALDICGCAANWKPSSIIEDAIERLKKQIGDDEVILGLSGGVDSSVVAMLLHRAIGKKLTCVFVDNGLLRLNEAAQVMEMFGDHFGLNIIHVDAENRFLDAMKGVADPETKRKIIGRVFVEIFDEESKKCANAKWLAQGTIYPDVIESAGSATGKAHVIKSHHNVGGLPDDMALGLVEPLRELFKDEVRKIGLELGLPYNMLYRHPFPGPGLGVRVLGEVKKEYCDLLRRADAIFIEELHKADLYNKVSQAFTVFLPVRSVGVMGDGRKYDWVVSLRAVETIDFMTAHWAHLPYDFLGRVSNRIINEVDGISRVVYDISGKPPATIEWE from the coding sequence ATGAGCGATATTCATGAGCACAAGATACTGATCCTCGATTTTGGATCCCAGTACACTCAACTGATTGCCCGTCGTATCCGTGAAATTGGCGTTTACTGCGAATTATGGGCATGGGATGTGACCGAAGCCCAAATCCGTGAGTTTGCCCCTAACGGTATTATCTTAGCGGGCGGCCCTGAAAGTGTGACGGCTGAAAATTCTCCCCGTGCACCTGAATATGTCTTTAACGCTGGCATACCTGTTTTAGGTATTTGCTACGGCATGCAGACTATGTCTGAGCAGTTAGGCGGTAAAGTTATTCAAGGTGTGGGCGAAGGTGAATTTGGCTACGCTCAAATTGAAATGCTGACAAAATCTGCGCTGTTCAAAGATATTGAAGATGCAGTCAATAGCGAAGGGAAACCTCTGCTCGATGTATGGATGAGCCACGGTGATAAAGTCTCTGCGATCCCTGAGGGATTTGTGGCGGTCGCTAAAACCGATACTTGCCCATTTGCTGCTATGGCTAATGAAGAAAAACGCTTCTATGGCGTACAGTTCCACCCAGAAGTGACCCACACTCGTCAAGGCATGCGGATGTTATCGCATTTTGCCTTAGACATCTGTGGCTGTGCCGCCAACTGGAAACCCTCATCGATTATTGAAGATGCGATTGAGCGTTTGAAGAAGCAAATCGGCGATGATGAAGTGATTTTAGGCTTGTCTGGTGGTGTCGATTCTTCGGTTGTGGCTATGTTGCTGCACCGTGCCATCGGTAAAAAACTGACCTGCGTATTCGTTGATAACGGTTTATTGCGATTGAATGAAGCAGCACAAGTGATGGAAATGTTTGGCGATCATTTCGGCCTGAATATCATCCACGTTGATGCGGAAAACCGTTTCCTCGATGCGATGAAGGGCGTTGCAGATCCAGAAACAAAACGCAAAATCATCGGCCGTGTATTTGTGGAAATTTTCGATGAAGAATCGAAAAAATGCGCCAATGCTAAATGGTTAGCCCAAGGGACTATCTACCCCGATGTGATTGAATCTGCTGGCAGCGCCACAGGTAAAGCCCATGTGATTAAGTCACACCATAACGTCGGCGGTTTGCCAGACGATATGGCGCTTGGCTTAGTTGAGCCACTGCGTGAACTCTTTAAAGATGAAGTGCGCAAAATTGGTCTTGAGTTAGGTCTGCCTTACAATATGCTTTATCGTCACCCGTTCCCAGGGCCGGGTCTTGGTGTGCGTGTATTAGGTGAAGTGAAGAAAGAATACTGCGATTTACTGCGCCGCGCCGATGCTATCTTTATCGAAGAACTGCATAAAGCCGACCTGTACAACAAAGTTAGCCAAGCCTTTACCGTGTTCTTACCTGTGCGCTCTGTCGGCGTGATGGGCGATGGCCGTAAATACGATTGGGTGGTGTCACTGCGCGCCGTCGAAACCATCGACTTTATGACCGCCCATTGGGCACATCTGCCCTATGATTTCTTAGGTCGCGTATCAAACCGCATCATCAACGAAGTCGATGGCATTTCCCGTGTGGTTTACGATATCTCTGGCAAGCCGCCAGCGACTATCGAGTGGGAATAA